From Terriglobales bacterium, the proteins below share one genomic window:
- a CDS encoding APC family permease, which translates to MGLAQNSKLKRPVIPVFIATTVMLSFISFWRVAAVVLADLASSAYYVGGDAEKVIGKSAPWFILAVMLFSYAVRSVYIESSSMFVRGGVYRVVKEALGATLAKMSVSALLFDYILTGPISAVSAGQYLGGFVLEISVYAGHGVRFNEDHFAAVFAVIVTIYFWWKNIQGIHESSDKAMQIMKITTVMVVILIAWSLITIFSRGAHIPPLPSPSNFKMDKEAWGWLHGTWAQSLTWLIFLVGFGHSVLAMSGEETLAQVNREIESPKLKNLERAGLVIFLYSLLFTGLVSFFAVMIIPDNVRPDFFANLIGGIAMYLVGPPLPKLIFHAFVVLVGALILSGAVNTAIVGASGVLNRLAEDGVLMPWFQRPQKRYGTSFRIINLIVGLQVLTIIVSRGNVYLLAALYAFGVIWSFAFKALAVLVLRYTEPENREWKVPGNLHIAGREIPLGLVGIALVLFATALINLFTKQEATIAGVAFSLVFFAIFTVSERYTLRRQEGKHHALEQFRVFADPELDTQQVRVRPGNVLVPVRDPSLYYLRDILRRTETAKQDVVVMTARVTPREHSFSGNRMYEAKEIFDTYEQELFSRVVAVAEKEGKPVSLLVVPGADVFDTILLTAQRLEAAKLVCGLSTKLTADEQAKLTGDAWERLPEPKPRLTLEIISPDGSRKEYLLGPHTPRLRDEDLALLHDLWLQLTTDPRYSGLHHYDLVGLALKELKRELTGPDRDRLMALLQQELDGRVGNRPDNG; encoded by the coding sequence ATGGGTCTTGCTCAAAACTCGAAGCTGAAGCGTCCGGTCATCCCGGTGTTCATTGCCACCACCGTCATGCTGAGCTTCATCAGCTTCTGGCGGGTGGCGGCGGTAGTGCTGGCGGATTTGGCCTCCTCCGCCTATTACGTCGGCGGCGATGCCGAGAAGGTGATTGGCAAGAGCGCGCCCTGGTTCATCCTCGCCGTAATGCTGTTCAGTTATGCCGTCCGCTCCGTCTACATCGAATCCAGCAGCATGTTCGTGCGCGGCGGCGTGTACCGCGTTGTCAAGGAAGCTCTCGGCGCCACTCTCGCCAAGATGTCGGTTTCCGCGCTGCTCTTTGACTACATCCTCACCGGTCCGATCAGCGCCGTATCCGCCGGCCAATACCTCGGCGGCTTCGTCCTGGAAATTTCCGTTTACGCCGGGCACGGGGTGCGCTTTAACGAAGATCACTTCGCCGCCGTCTTCGCCGTCATAGTCACCATCTATTTCTGGTGGAAAAACATTCAAGGCATCCACGAATCCAGCGACAAGGCCATGCAGATCATGAAAATTACCACCGTGATGGTGGTCATTCTCATCGCCTGGTCGCTGATCACGATCTTCAGCCGCGGCGCCCATATCCCGCCCTTGCCATCGCCCAGCAATTTCAAAATGGATAAGGAGGCATGGGGCTGGCTGCATGGCACCTGGGCGCAGTCACTCACCTGGCTTATCTTCCTGGTGGGCTTCGGCCACTCCGTGCTGGCCATGAGCGGCGAAGAAACGCTGGCCCAGGTCAACCGCGAAATTGAGAGCCCCAAGCTTAAGAACCTCGAACGCGCCGGTCTTGTGATTTTCCTCTACAGCCTGCTTTTTACCGGGTTGGTCTCCTTCTTCGCGGTCATGATCATCCCCGACAATGTCCGGCCCGACTTCTTCGCCAACCTCATCGGCGGCATTGCCATGTATCTTGTCGGCCCGCCCCTGCCGAAGCTGATCTTCCACGCCTTCGTGGTCCTGGTTGGCGCCCTGATCTTGTCGGGCGCGGTGAACACCGCCATCGTCGGCGCCAGTGGTGTGCTCAACCGGCTGGCCGAAGACGGTGTACTGATGCCTTGGTTCCAGCGGCCGCAGAAGCGCTACGGCACCAGTTTCCGGATCATTAATCTCATCGTCGGCCTGCAGGTTCTTACCATCATCGTCAGTCGCGGCAACGTCTACTTGCTGGCGGCACTGTACGCCTTCGGCGTGATTTGGAGTTTCGCCTTCAAAGCTCTCGCCGTGCTCGTGCTCCGCTATACCGAGCCGGAAAATCGCGAATGGAAGGTCCCGGGGAATCTTCATATCGCCGGGCGCGAAATTCCGCTCGGGCTCGTCGGAATAGCGCTGGTATTGTTCGCCACCGCGCTGATCAACCTCTTCACCAAGCAGGAGGCGACCATCGCCGGCGTCGCTTTCAGCCTGGTCTTCTTTGCTATTTTTACCGTCAGCGAGCGCTATACGCTGCGCCGTCAGGAGGGGAAGCACCACGCGCTGGAGCAGTTCCGCGTTTTCGCCGATCCCGAGCTCGATACCCAGCAAGTGCGCGTCCGGCCCGGCAACGTACTGGTTCCCGTCCGCGATCCCAGTCTTTACTATCTTCGTGACATCCTTCGTCGCACCGAGACCGCCAAGCAGGACGTTGTCGTCATGACCGCCCGGGTTACCCCGCGCGAGCACTCCTTCAGCGGCAACCGCATGTATGAGGCCAAAGAGATTTTCGACACCTACGAGCAAGAACTGTTTTCGCGGGTCGTGGCTGTGGCGGAGAAGGAAGGGAAGCCGGTGTCGCTGCTGGTCGTTCCCGGCGCCGACGTGTTTGATACGATCCTGCTCACGGCGCAGCGATTGGAAGCGGCGAAGCTGGTGTGCGGCCTCTCCACCAAGCTTACCGCCGACGAGCAAGCCAAGCTTACCGGCGACGCTTGGGAACGGCTGCCCGAACCCAAGCCGCGTTTGACGCTGGAAATCATCTCCCCCGACGGCAGCCGCAAGGAATACCTGCTCGGACCTCACACTCCGCGACTGCGCGACGAAGACCTGGCATTGCTGCACGACCTATGGCTTCAGCTCACCACCGACCCACGCTACTCCGGCCTGCACCACTACGATTTGGTTGGCCTCGCGCTCAAGGAACTGAAACGCGAATTGACCGGCCCTGATCGTGATCGCCTCATGGCCCTGCTGCAGCAGGAACTGGATGGCCGGGTCGGCAACCGGCCCGACAATGGGTAA
- a CDS encoding glycosyltransferase family 2 protein → MTGQTLELAVIIPTYNERSNVPLLVERLKNALDGVSWEAIFVDDDSPDGTADVVRELGVREPRLRVLQRIGRRGLASACVEGMLATSARFLAVMDADLQHDESILPVMLAAIRRGDVDLVVATRNASGGSKGDFARKRALLSDFGAKLSGVVCKTRLSDPMSGFFMLTRSCFFEVVRKMSNTGFKILVDIVASADRKLRLAEVPYTFGLRQHGESKLDVNVGFEYLYLVVDKLTHGLVPVRFAMFLLVGGSGLLVHMAVLSFLFVVLHAQFLIGQTVATVVAMTWNFFLNNTITFRDARLHGWKMLRGLLVFYLACSFGALTNITVAQFAFGHAWPWVLAAITGVIVSSVWNFAVSSIFAWQRKGSG, encoded by the coding sequence ATGACGGGCCAGACCTTGGAACTGGCGGTGATCATTCCCACCTACAACGAGCGGAGTAACGTCCCTTTGCTCGTGGAACGCTTAAAAAACGCGCTTGACGGAGTTTCCTGGGAGGCGATTTTCGTGGACGATGACTCGCCGGACGGGACCGCCGACGTGGTCCGCGAGTTGGGCGTCCGCGAGCCCCGACTCCGCGTGCTGCAACGGATCGGGCGGCGCGGCCTCGCCTCCGCCTGCGTTGAGGGGATGCTGGCAACGAGCGCACGCTTCCTGGCCGTAATGGATGCGGACCTGCAACACGATGAGTCGATCCTGCCGGTGATGCTGGCGGCGATCCGGCGGGGCGATGTCGACCTGGTAGTCGCCACGCGCAACGCCAGCGGCGGCAGCAAGGGCGATTTCGCCAGGAAACGTGCGCTGCTCAGCGATTTTGGGGCAAAGCTCAGCGGCGTTGTCTGCAAAACGCGACTATCGGACCCGATGAGCGGATTTTTCATGCTGACCCGCTCCTGCTTCTTCGAGGTGGTCCGAAAAATGTCGAACACCGGGTTCAAGATCCTGGTGGACATTGTTGCGTCGGCCGACCGCAAGCTGCGCCTTGCCGAAGTGCCCTACACCTTCGGTCTGCGCCAACACGGAGAAAGCAAGCTCGATGTCAATGTCGGGTTCGAATACCTGTACCTCGTCGTTGACAAGCTTACCCATGGTCTGGTGCCGGTGCGTTTTGCGATGTTTCTCCTGGTAGGCGGCAGCGGACTGTTGGTGCACATGGCCGTGCTGTCCTTCCTGTTTGTAGTGCTGCATGCGCAGTTCCTTATCGGGCAGACGGTGGCGACGGTGGTCGCGATGACGTGGAATTTCTTCCTCAACAACACGATCACCTTCCGCGACGCCCGCCTGCACGGGTGGAAAATGCTGCGCGGCTTGCTGGTCTTCTACCTCGCGTGCTCTTTCGGCGCGCTGACCAACATTACGGTTGCGCAATTCGCTTTCGGACATGCGTGGCCCTGGGTGTTGGCAGCCATCACGGGTGTGATCGTCAGTTCGGTCTGGAATTTTGCGGTCAGTTCAATCTTCGCGTGGCAACGCAAAGGGTCCGGGTAG
- a CDS encoding ATP-binding protein, with translation MKRPAQILRFITAAAIVVIIVWVYFRLIRVNPTTVGFTFLMAVLAVSAAWGLRVALFMAIVSTLAYNYFFLPPVLKFTIADPQNWVALFAFLVTAIIGSQLSERARRETQQSNQRRQEVERLYAFSQRLLGTENVFGLLNRVPSFIVESFGVVGTAIYFENKQKTYYSDIVVQAAIPLEQLQAVSGRGEPVLDRKNGLCYMPIRMGVRPIGSLGLVGCNVSRETQEAIGSLIAIAIERATTMEKLTKAEATRESDRLRSLLLDSVTHEFRTPLTAIKASAETLLSEVELDKPQLKELATVINEESDRLNHLVGEAAEVAQLDAHQVELNFEPHSIRDAIQLALQESKQATERHSIEVNAPDDLPALRMDVKRIAEVLTQLLDNASKYSPPNTPIHVTAELRNGQVVTSVADHGPGIEEVEQSMIFEKFYRGRNERVSIQGTGMGLSIAKAIVELHGGNINVTSQPGHGSVFSFTLPAES, from the coding sequence GTGAAAAGGCCGGCACAGATCCTGCGCTTTATCACCGCCGCGGCCATCGTGGTGATAATCGTCTGGGTCTATTTCCGGCTGATCCGGGTAAATCCAACGACGGTGGGCTTCACGTTCCTGATGGCGGTCCTGGCCGTTTCCGCAGCCTGGGGACTGCGCGTGGCACTGTTCATGGCGATCGTGTCGACCCTGGCCTACAACTATTTCTTCCTTCCGCCGGTGCTCAAATTCACCATCGCTGATCCGCAGAACTGGGTCGCATTGTTTGCATTCCTGGTCACGGCGATCATCGGCAGTCAGTTGTCGGAGCGGGCACGGCGTGAGACGCAGCAATCGAACCAACGGCGCCAGGAGGTAGAACGGCTGTACGCCTTCAGCCAGCGATTACTGGGCACGGAAAACGTGTTCGGTTTGCTCAACCGCGTACCCAGTTTCATCGTGGAGTCGTTCGGAGTGGTGGGAACCGCCATTTACTTTGAAAACAAGCAGAAGACTTACTACTCCGACATCGTGGTCCAAGCCGCGATTCCGTTGGAACAGCTCCAGGCTGTCAGCGGCAGGGGTGAGCCGGTGCTGGATCGAAAGAATGGCCTCTGCTACATGCCCATCCGGATGGGAGTGCGGCCGATCGGAAGTCTTGGCTTGGTGGGCTGCAATGTTTCCCGGGAGACGCAGGAAGCCATCGGCAGCCTGATTGCTATCGCCATCGAGCGCGCGACCACGATGGAGAAGCTGACCAAGGCGGAAGCGACTCGCGAGAGTGACCGGCTCCGCTCCTTACTGCTGGATTCGGTGACGCATGAATTCCGCACCCCCCTGACCGCAATCAAAGCATCGGCCGAAACCCTGTTATCCGAGGTCGAACTGGACAAACCGCAACTGAAAGAGCTGGCCACCGTCATTAATGAAGAGAGCGACCGGCTCAATCACCTGGTTGGAGAGGCAGCCGAAGTTGCGCAATTGGATGCGCACCAGGTCGAGCTCAATTTTGAGCCACACTCGATTCGCGACGCGATCCAGCTGGCCTTGCAGGAGTCGAAACAAGCTACGGAGCGTCACAGCATTGAGGTGAATGCTCCGGATGATCTTCCGGCTCTGCGCATGGACGTGAAGAGAATCGCGGAGGTCCTCACGCAACTGCTGGACAACGCAAGCAAGTATTCCCCGCCCAATACGCCGATTCACGTCACGGCCGAGCTGCGGAACGGACAAGTGGTCACCTCGGTAGCCGATCACGGACCGGGCATCGAGGAAGTGGAGCAGTCCATGATCTTCGAGAAGTTCTATCGCGGGCGCAACGAAAGAGTCTCGATCCAGGGCACGGGCATGGGGCTGTCGATTGCGAAGGCGATTGTCGAATTACATGGCGGCAACATCAACGTCACGAGCCAACCGGGACATGGTTCGGTCTTTTCCTTCACCCTGCCTGCTGAATCCTGA